The Melioribacteraceae bacterium 4301-Me genome contains the following window.
CCAAAATAAGCACCACAAGAAATATGATAAGAGGCGTAGTCATTTAGTTGTTAATATGCCTCGTAAATTTTTATAACTTTATATGGTATAATTGATTTTAGCTAATTAACTCAGCTAAAGATAAAAAATAAGATGGATATAATCATAGTGACAAATAAGTTAAACCCAAAAAATTCATTTCCAATGAATTTTTGCCAAAGAGTGGATGTTTTATGCGAATGCACCACTTCATGGATGGATTTCCATTTTTCTAACCTGCCAGCAGGCTGGTGGAAAATTTAGGTTAAAATAAATAGCTGATTAGTATAACTTAACTTTTTAAGTTGACTAACATAATAAGATGAAGCGAAAATGAATCATATTTTTATATAAAGCAAAATAATATTAATCCCCGCTGCTTATCTCACCACAAAATCACAATTCAACCTATACACATGTAGATTCGCACGAAAAGAATCTAAACCACAGACTTATCTAAAGACTTGCCATACCCAAGCACAATAAGATTATCAGCCGCAGTGTAAGGAGATATCATGCTTTAAGTAAACTTCGTTAAGGGCACGATTTACAGTTGGAATAAGCATGTTTAAGTTTTTACGCGGCACTTTTTCAATTTCTTTATAACTCTTAATATCTTTAACATGCTCTTCAGCTATTTCAGATGATAATAAAATAAACTTAGTATGAGGTGTTATAGCTTTAGCCAATTTGTAATCACTTATCACATCCAAAATATGTTGCTGGTCACCTTGACTTATTATCAAATCATACACATCAGTTTTAATTGCTTCCGTATATTCCTCTCGTTTTGAAATGCTTTTTACCACACAACTTGGGCATTGCTCCTTAATGTAATTTTCCACCAATTCTACATCATCCTCTTCATTATAATAAAGTATGATAATTTTTCGTTCCATCTTACCCTCCTTTTTAACTTTGCAGGACGGTAACAGAAAATTGAGCGGACTTTAATTATTATTGTGCTGCAGTGTTAAACAAGATTATAACAATGATTCCATAAAAATAGTTCCAGAAAATAATGCCATCAAAGAAGAGTGATTGTCTTTTAAAGAAAATTTGTTTCCACTTAACTAAATTCTACAATGAATAAAATATTTACTAAATCAACTTTGGTGAAAAAATGGAGAATCTAAAATCTTTTGTAAAAACCACCTTGTTTGGTGGATTTCTTATCGTATTACCAATAATTGTTTTGATATTTGTGCTTAACTGGTTTTTCGATTTCCTAACGGAAAAAATTAGCCCCATCACAAATCTTTTAATACAAACAGCCAGGATAAACGAATTTGTTGCTTCACTTACAGCTGTAATAATAATCTTGTTATTATTTTTTGTTGTAGGACTTGTAGTTCAAACAGAGATCGGCAAGTTTACATTTTCAGTTTTGGAAGATAGGTTTTTAAAAAGAGTTCCCTTATATAAAATAATAAAGGAAACGGTAACTCAGCTTTTTGGTGGAGAAAAAATTCTGTTTAAGTCTGTAGCTCTTGTTAAGTTGTATGGTAGCGACACGCTGTTAACTGCTTTTGTTACAGACGAACACGAAAATGGTTATATAACTGTTTTTATTCCCTCAGCACCAGCACCAACTGGAGGATATATCTATCATGTAAGAAAAGAAGATGTTTTTAAGATAGATTATCCAATTGACGATGCAATGCGTTCAATTTTAAGCTTGGGCGCTGGCTCAAAGGCACTTTTGTCAAAATTAAATACAAATTTTAGTTGAAGAATACAATAATCTTGACTTTTCTACGTTTACTGCACAAGAAAATATAACTTTAAGGGATGAAAGCCTGGAAAGAGAATTAATTTTAAAATGCATTAAAGGGGATTCAACCGCTTTTAGTCCCTTAATCAAATTATACAGGCGGCAACTTTTCTCCTATTTCTTAAAACTATGTGGCAATAAAACTGCCGCTGAAGACTTGTTTCAAGAAACTTTAATTAAAATTTGGAAAGCTATGCCTAAGTACAAAGAAGAAAATAAATTCTCCTCGTGGCTTTTTACCATTGCTCATAACACAGCAGTAGATTATTTAAGAAAATTCAACCATAAAAATTCTCATTTCGTTGACGTGGAAATTGAAAACTGCGGACATCTAACCAACCCATTCGCGGAGTTAGTAGCTGCAGAAACAAAAGAAATTATATCAAGATATATAGAAAAGCTTCCATTAAAACAAAGAGAAGTGTTTTTACTTCGTCAAAATTGCGGAATGACCTTCCGTGAAATTGCCGAGTTAACTGGTGAACCGTTAAACACTGTTTTAAGTCATATGAATTATGCATTAAAAAAAATTAGAACAGTCCTAAGGAAAAATGATGAGCAATGAAAATAAACTCTGTGACGAATTTGAAAAAGAACTTTTACTTTTTATCGATAAACAATTAGAGCCAGTTAAGATAAAGTTATGGGAAAAACATATTTCTGAGTGCAGGTTTTGCTCTAACTTGTTAAACGAAACTACAACAATTTTGGAGGAGTCATCCAAAATTCAACTTGACGACATTGAAGAAGATAAATTTAATGTAATGATTAAAAACACTTTAACAGGCAAAAACTCATTAAAGAAATTTGTCATTTATACAAAAACAAGTTTGCATCGACTAAAAACAAATAAAAACTACAACTACCTTAAAATTGCTTTTGCTAGTATTTTGGTGGTTGCATCAATAATATTACTTTTATCTAAAAATTCACCTCCAGTAAACAACACAAATAACAATATTATGAATTGGGACGATGAAGAAATTACTCAGCAGATAAACGAGATTAGGCTAACCATTGACGACTTAAATAACGAAGATTACGTGAAATATTTAATTCAACAGTTGACTAAAGATAAGTGGCTTCCTGCCTTGTATAGTATCAAAGGCAGAGTCGAATATTTACAACAAGAAATAAAAAAACCAACATTATAACAGGAGTATGAAATGAATACAACAAAATCATTCACATTGTTTTTAATCATTTCAGTGGCAACAAATATTTGTGTTAAGGCACAAAATAATAACATTACACCTCCGCTACCACCTTTTCCTATTACTAAAATGCCGGAGTTTAACTATATGTCAGGTCAGGATGAGCAGGAAATTCTAAAAAAAATACCAAAGGATTCAAAAGACGACCTTGAGTTAATTAAGAAAAATGATAAAACACGTTATTACAGTTTGCTGCGCGAAATCCAATATAAAAATCTATATCTAAATTATTTCTTTAACGCGTTAAGCAATAAATCTGAAACTAAAGATAATGAATTACCTTCTAAAGAAATCGCTTTAAACATTAAAGCCGAAGCTTTAGCAATAAAATATAAATCTGCTAATCCCTCAAACAAACAAGCTATTAGAAATCAATTGCGTGCTACTTTAAGCGAGTTATTTGAACTAAAAGAAAAAAACAGAAAAGAAGAGGTGGCTAAACTAGAAAAAAAATTGGCTGACTTAAGAAAGAGTCTTGAATTAAGAAACTCACATAAAGATGAAATTATCAACAGAAAAATTGAAGAGATGTTAGGAGAAAGCAAGTACTACAACTGGGAACAATGGGATTACTAATAGGCTTCAAATGGAGACTTAAACATGTTAAAATATATTCTGATAGTATCTTTCATTTTTAGTTTTGGTATTTGCTTTAGTCAAGTTAACAGCCAAGATATCAAGATGATTTCTGAATATGGAACTAAGAACAAAGAATTAGCCAATCTATTGTTCTTTCAAAACATAGACTTTTACAAAGTAAAATTTGTCGGCAATCGATTAAATAACTTTAAGATTTTAGCGAAAGAGATTTGGGACGGAGAGATAAAAAAAATAGACACTTTAATTAACACAAGTAAAATTCAAGGTTGGAAATCAGAAAGTGAATTCGATACCCTTTCTCTAACTATAATTGCTTCAAAGGTAGACTCAAGTAAATTAAAAATATTTTTTCGGTTTCCCACCTTTGCTGTGGTACGAAAATTTAATGCAATAAATTCAGATGACTACTCTTTCAGAATAATTGGCAGCAATAGCTATATCAAAAAAAATGAATTTTCACCAGTTTTTGCTTACATATTACCTTACATTGAAGAAAATATAAAAATGTACTGTGCAGTAGACCAAAGTGGTATTGATGTTTACAACTGGGGAAAAAAATTTAATATTCCGCACTACATAGTGTTTGAAATCAAATTTGAAGATTAATACTTCAATAAAGAAATATGATGTGGAATTAAAATAAATGACAAACTAAAATTTTTTCGTTTATCTATAAGTTTATGGATTACTGCCAAATTTTTTGCGAAGTCTAAAAGCTGTTTTCTTCAAATAACAATTTTTGGTTACGACTATAAATTTCTTAAATCCACCATATAAAAAGACGAACAAAACAATTCCAATGAAAATCAAACATAATATTAAGTAAAGTATTACAAATAATAGTGTTGAAGAGTTAACACCAAGCTTGGTTAAAATAATCCCTGCAAAAAATGAAGAGGCGGTACTGCCAAGTACCAGCATTATTACTTTGTATAATAGATTATTAAGTTTGTTGGTCACTTCAAAATCATCATTTTCTTTGTGGATACAAAGCTGCCGGCTTGAAGTCTGTATAGATAAACTCCGCTTGGTAAATTGTTGCCGTTAAATTTAACTTCGTAGTAGCCAGGTGATTTCTCCTCATTTATTAAAGTTGATATTTCCCTGCCAAGAATATCAAATATTTGCAGCTTGACAAAACTCTGTTTTGGCAGTTCAAAACGAATTGTTGTTTGTGGATTAAACGGATTAGGAAAGTTTTGTTTTAAATCAAAACTCAAAGGCAATTGTTTACCTTGTTCAACCACATCCGTAATAACATTAGCAAACAATTCGCGGGCATTTTGAACAGCGGTACGCAATCCTTCTACCGAAGGAGCTGCAGCTAAGCAGAAACCTACATCTTTATATTCACCCGGTTTTATTGAGTATGGACCTCCTGAGACAACAAGAGAAATATCGCCAACAATATTGAAGTTTGTTATGCCGCTCGATAAGGTAATCCACTTCTCGCTGTCCGAAAAACCATCTCCATCACTAATTGCAACATTTCCACTTGAAGCGCTGTTGTTTATCACATAAAACCCATAGCTGCCTTCAGATACTAATGCAGCACCGTAATAAATATTAGTAGTATTCGCTGTATTAAATGCATAAGAGAAATTACTCGTAAAGTCATAGGCTGCGCTGTTATTGCTGTAATCTGATTCGGGAATATCCCAATCGAGGTAGAAACCTGCATATAAATTTGATATTGTTGTATCTGTCTTATTAAAAAGCTGTGTTCGTAAAATTATAAAGTTATCGTACGCGGTTTGGGTAAACTCATAAGTCTTAAAGTGTGTCTCAATGCCAATTGAATTAGCAGTATCACCAGAATCGTTAAAAATTGCGTCTCCTTCTTGTTGAGCAACCAAGCCAGGAGAAGTTATAGAAACTGATTTTAGAGTTACAAAATCGTGACTTTGCTCATCCACGACCCTGGCAGCATCCATAACTTTTTTAGAAGAGACCCCGTACATAAATGCTCCTTCAAATAAGACACTCTCATTACCGTTATATTTAAATCCAATTCCTTGAACATTAGTTGGAAAATCATTGTAACCAATAACGCCTTTACTCGTGATTGTTGTTGCAATCTTATTTGCATTTTGTGTTCTGTAAGGAGGATTGATGTTAAAAGTAATCCATTGAAAGTCATCATATCCATCTCCGCTAAATTTAATAAGCAGGTTCACATTATGATCTTGCGCTGCATTGTCTGCTATTTTTATTCTAAATGGATTTGAAAAATTATTTACGCTATCCAAACTTGAAATTAATCCGGCATTATTAAACTGCGGATTTTCCAATATTATATTTGGGTCGCTTTGTTGCAATGTAGCTGTAAAATTTGTTATTGGCTTCAAATAATTAACAAAGCTAATACCAATTTCAACTGTTTCTCCGGATTCAAAAAAACCATCGCCATTTCCAATTTCATGAAATACTACTCTATTTGCTCTAACAGAAACAGAATTTTTATTTGTAACAGATTTAAATGCGTTAATTCTTCCCCTGCCGAGTAAAAATTCTAGACCAGGATTTACAGAATCTATGTTATCGCAATTAACTCTAATTTGTTCTGCAATTTGTAACGGGGTATAGTTAGCAAACTGAGGCACAGAGGCTACTAACCCAGCTAAGCCGGCAACATGCGGTGCGGACATAGAAGAGCCGCTATACCAAGGATTATAATTTGGATTGACAGTGGAATAAGTAGGAAAAGTAGACATTATTAAATCACCAGGAGCAAAAACATCTACTTGCGTTCCATAATTTGCGGCATCACTTTTCTGGTCTGTTTTTGTCTGCAGCCAGCCCACGGAGAGCACCCCTTTATAATCAGCAGGATAAAAGGGTTCGGTTTTATCATCATTTCCTTGTGCTGCAACTATAAGCATACCCTTGGATATTGCATAATCAACTATTTCTTGTTCTGATTTAGAGTAACTATATCCTCCCCAGCTGCAATTTGCAATTTTGCAACCCATATCCGCAGCATACTTTATTCCCTCAAATCCATAAACAACATAAGGTGTACCGTGGGAATCGCGCATATTCCCTTGAGTAACTTTTACAGGCAATATTTTGCAATTATAACTAATAGAAGCAATGCCAATTCCGTTATTTGTGACAGCTCCTGCTATACCTGCTACATGGGTTCCATGATAAGGGTTACGTGAATCTTTATCTTCTGATGGATCGTTGTCTGGTGTACCATCCAATCCGCCAAAATCCCAGCCAATCGAATCTGCTGGGAACTCATCGTTATTCTGCCAATTTGGGTTATGCCAAATATTGGCATATAAATCAGGGTGTTTCCAGTCAACACCAGTATCAATAATTGCAATTACAACATTAGGATTTCCAGTTACTACTGACCAGGCTTCTTCTGCTTTAATTCTTTTAAGGTCTTCTTGATACCCTCTCACATAAAGCGAATCGTTAGGAACTGCTGCAACTTTGTAAACATAATGAGGCTCGGCCCATTCGATTTCTTTTATTTTCGAAAGCCTCTTAACCACACTTATTGGGTCGTCTTTTGTATTTATTTTAAGAGTAGCAATTTTTGCAAGATTGCTTTCCCCTTTTCTCAAAACTCCAGCTTTAAATGTAAATCTTGTCTTTACTTCCGATATACCATTGTTATGTAATTTATTTATCAACCTAGATGGCAGAAGGTATTCGTTACCATTAATTAATGGATAATTATCTTTAAACTTCACTACTACTCTATCTGACAAATAGTAAACCTTTCCTTTTTGTATAACTCTTGTTTGGCTGAAGAAAAGGTTCGTTGATAAAATTAATATCAAAAACAATTTTATATAATTCATATTCGCCCTATTTCATTATCAATCTTAAAAAATAATTTTTGCTTCTGCAATAAAAGTTATTTCCCCTCATAAACATTATTAGATTTATCAACATCTGGCACTTCAGGTTTACCCTGTATTATGTTCTTAATCTTCTTGTTATTATCTATTACAACTGTAGTTTTCGTATTTCCATTTTTCCAGACTATAGCTGTTTGCTTAACATTTTGTGTAGAACCGTCACTAAAAGTAACTTGAAGATACACTGGAAGAGGAATGCCGCCAATATTAACAACTTCGATAGAGTTTTTCCCTTTTACTTTTTCCACTTTACCAATTGCTAAATCTGGATAAGCCCAATCGAAAAACCATTTTTTCCAGTACCAATTTAAGTTTTGCTTTGTTACGTCATTAAAAGTGAAGAAAAAGTCGAAAGGT
Protein-coding sequences here:
- a CDS encoding S8/S53 family peptidase, producing the protein MNYIKLFLILILSTNLFFSQTRVIQKGKVYYLSDRVVVKFKDNYPLINGNEYLLPSRLINKLHNNGISEVKTRFTFKAGVLRKGESNLAKIATLKINTKDDPISVVKRLSKIKEIEWAEPHYVYKVAAVPNDSLYVRGYQEDLKRIKAEEAWSVVTGNPNVVIAIIDTGVDWKHPDLYANIWHNPNWQNNDEFPADSIGWDFGGLDGTPDNDPSEDKDSRNPYHGTHVAGIAGAVTNNGIGIASISYNCKILPVKVTQGNMRDSHGTPYVVYGFEGIKYAADMGCKIANCSWGGYSYSKSEQEIVDYAISKGMLIVAAQGNDDKTEPFYPADYKGVLSVGWLQTKTDQKSDAANYGTQVDVFAPGDLIMSTFPTYSTVNPNYNPWYSGSSMSAPHVAGLAGLVASVPQFANYTPLQIAEQIRVNCDNIDSVNPGLEFLLGRGRINAFKSVTNKNSVSVRANRVVFHEIGNGDGFFESGETVEIGISFVNYLKPITNFTATLQQSDPNIILENPQFNNAGLISSLDSVNNFSNPFRIKIADNAAQDHNVNLLIKFSGDGYDDFQWITFNINPPYRTQNANKIATTITSKGVIGYNDFPTNVQGIGFKYNGNESVLFEGAFMYGVSSKKVMDAARVVDEQSHDFVTLKSVSITSPGLVAQQEGDAIFNDSGDTANSIGIETHFKTYEFTQTAYDNFIILRTQLFNKTDTTISNLYAGFYLDWDIPESDYSNNSAAYDFTSNFSYAFNTANTTNIYYGAALVSEGSYGFYVINNSASSGNVAISDGDGFSDSEKWITLSSGITNFNIVGDISLVVSGGPYSIKPGEYKDVGFCLAAAPSVEGLRTAVQNARELFANVITDVVEQGKQLPLSFDLKQNFPNPFNPQTTIRFELPKQSFVKLQIFDILGREISTLINEEKSPGYYEVKFNGNNLPSGVYLYRLQAGSFVSTKKMMILK
- a CDS encoding DUF502 domain-containing protein, translating into MENLKSFVKTTLFGGFLIVLPIIVLIFVLNWFFDFLTEKISPITNLLIQTARINEFVASLTAVIIILLLFFVVGLVVQTEIGKFTFSVLEDRFLKRVPLYKIIKETVTQLFGGEKILFKSVALVKLYGSDTLLTAFVTDEHENGYITVFIPSAPAPTGGYIYHVRKEDVFKIDYPIDDAMRSILSLGAGSKALLSKLNTNFS
- a CDS encoding RNA polymerase sigma factor → MKGDSTAFSPLIKLYRRQLFSYFLKLCGNKTAAEDLFQETLIKIWKAMPKYKEENKFSSWLFTIAHNTAVDYLRKFNHKNSHFVDVEIENCGHLTNPFAELVAAETKEIISRYIEKLPLKQREVFLLRQNCGMTFREIAELTGEPLNTVLSHMNYALKKIRTVLRKNDEQ